The Nitrosomonas sp. sh817 genome includes a window with the following:
- a CDS encoding YciI family protein has protein sequence MLYMINGEDVPDSLEKRMTVRSQHLSRIQALQEEGRLILAGPFPAIDSSEPGPAGFSGSLIVAEFESLEAAKVWANADPYVSAGVYQRVTVKPFKKVLPG, from the coding sequence ATGTTATATATGATTAACGGAGAAGATGTGCCGGATAGCCTGGAAAAACGAATGACGGTACGTTCGCAGCATTTAAGCAGAATTCAGGCATTACAGGAAGAAGGCCGGTTAATTTTAGCCGGTCCATTTCCGGCAATTGATAGCTCAGAACCCGGGCCTGCGGGTTTCTCGGGTAGTCTGATTGTAGCGGAGTTTGAATCTTTGGAAGCTGCGAAAGTCTGGGCAAACGCGGATCCTTATGTAAGTGCGGGAGTGTATCAGAGAGTGACTGTTAAGCCCTTTAAAAAGGTGTTGCCAGGTTAA
- the pyrR gene encoding bifunctional pyr operon transcriptional regulator/uracil phosphoribosyltransferase PyrR — protein MQLPDAEEVFRNFAIKIRADQSKNYSLVGIRTGGVWLVERLHRELAIAKPFGILSASFYRDDFDKIGLHSQTKPSEIPFEVEGAHILLVDDVLNTGRTIRAAINELFDYGRPASISLAALVDRGGRELPVAAQYVGVALALPADKMLELKRDVNGKLSFDLYDKNLSE, from the coding sequence ATGCAACTACCAGACGCTGAGGAAGTTTTTAGAAACTTTGCAATAAAGATCCGGGCGGATCAATCGAAAAATTATTCGCTGGTGGGTATTCGTACGGGCGGCGTCTGGCTGGTGGAGCGATTACATCGGGAATTGGCGATTGCAAAGCCTTTTGGCATACTCAGCGCATCTTTTTACCGGGATGATTTCGACAAAATCGGCTTGCATTCACAAACGAAGCCTTCCGAGATACCGTTTGAGGTTGAAGGAGCGCACATTTTGTTGGTGGATGATGTGCTAAATACCGGGCGTACGATCCGCGCAGCGATTAACGAGTTATTCGATTATGGTCGTCCTGCCTCGATCAGTTTGGCGGCTTTGGTCGATCGCGGAGGCAGAGAACTGCCGGTTGCTGCACAATATGTCGGGGTAGCGCTCGCATTGCCAGCGGATAAGATGTTGGAACTCAAACGCGATGTGAACGGGAAGTTGAGTTTTGACCTATACGATAAGAATCTCTCGGAATGA
- a CDS encoding peptidylprolyl isomerase: MRLMRVLQIIVTGFLSLIAISAHSQSGGVMAKVNGIAIPQARLELMVKANVAQGQPDGPEMRKALRENLIAEEILAQEAVKKRLDLDPEVISQLEIARQAVLVRAYQADYIKHNIVSDDTLRKEYEMLKVQMGDKEYRARHILVGSESEALDIIAQLKKGANFAKLAEQKSLDDGSKENGGELNWSPPAAYVRPFSEALVKLSKGGRTDLPVQTSFGWHVIELMDIRPMAVPPFEEVKQNIQQRVLQREFATVVQDLRSKAKVE, from the coding sequence ATGCGTTTGATGAGAGTCTTACAAATAATAGTAACCGGTTTTTTAAGCCTTATCGCCATATCAGCTCACTCTCAATCGGGCGGGGTCATGGCTAAAGTTAATGGTATTGCGATTCCGCAAGCGCGTTTGGAATTGATGGTGAAGGCGAATGTAGCACAGGGACAGCCCGATGGGCCTGAAATGAGAAAAGCGCTGCGTGAAAATTTGATTGCTGAAGAAATCCTGGCTCAGGAAGCTGTTAAAAAAAGATTGGATCTGGATCCGGAGGTCATATCGCAACTAGAAATCGCCCGTCAGGCAGTATTGGTGAGGGCGTATCAAGCTGACTATATCAAACACAATATTGTCAGTGACGATACCCTGCGCAAGGAATATGAGATGCTCAAGGTGCAGATGGGCGATAAAGAGTATCGAGCGCGCCATATTCTTGTCGGTAGCGAAAGTGAAGCGCTGGATATTATCGCTCAGCTTAAGAAGGGTGCTAACTTTGCTAAATTGGCCGAGCAAAAATCACTGGATGACGGCAGTAAAGAAAATGGAGGTGAACTTAACTGGAGTCCGCCGGCTGCTTATGTCCGGCCTTTTTCTGAAGCGTTGGTGAAATTATCGAAAGGGGGAAGAACGGATTTACCTGTTCAAACTTCATTTGGCTGGCATGTGATCGAATTAATGGATATTCGTCCGATGGCAGTACCGCCGTTTGAGGAAGTTAAACAGAATATTCAACAACGT
- a CDS encoding YqgE/AlgH family protein produces the protein MKNVNLTHHFLIAMPTMVDTVFSKTLTYICEHNEQGALGLVINRPTDLTLMNLFKQLGIPQTVSEAEAIPVLFGGPVQLDCGFVLHHPIGNWQSTLVVNKEVGLTTSLDILKAIANAEGPDQILIAMGYAGWAAGQIEHELAQNAWLTVPATADVLFGLPSEERLPAAMQLLGIQDANISNEVGHA, from the coding sequence ATGAAAAATGTCAATCTGACACACCATTTTTTGATTGCAATGCCAACAATGGTGGATACTGTATTTTCCAAGACATTGACTTATATTTGTGAACATAATGAACAAGGAGCCCTCGGTCTCGTCATCAATCGGCCGACGGATCTTACATTGATGAATCTTTTTAAACAGCTCGGAATTCCGCAAACCGTTTCAGAAGCCGAAGCAATACCGGTGTTATTCGGTGGGCCAGTGCAATTAGATTGCGGATTTGTATTGCATCACCCCATAGGAAACTGGCAGTCGACACTTGTCGTTAATAAGGAAGTGGGGTTGACTACATCCCTGGATATCTTGAAAGCGATTGCGAATGCCGAAGGTCCGGATCAAATTCTTATTGCAATGGGTTATGCGGGCTGGGCTGCAGGTCAGATTGAGCATGAATTAGCGCAAAATGCATGGTTGACCGTTCCGGCCACGGCTGATGTTTTGTTTGGCTTGCCATCCGAAGAACGGCTGCCGGCAGCAATGCAATTGCTGGGAATTCAAGACGCGAATATCTCGAATGAAGTCGGGCATGCATAA
- a CDS encoding dihydroorotase: MKIHIKNGRLIDPKNGVDDIRDLFISKGKILAIGSAPDEFQANRVIDAQSLIVCPGLVDLSVRLREPGLEYKATLESEMNAAVAGGVTSIACPPDTDPPLDEPGLVEMLKHRAKSLNQAHVYPIGALTQGLRGERLTEMAELNDAGCVVFGQPDGLLANLRILMQAMRYASTFEFSVWLRPQDISLTSDGVAHDGEVATRLGLPTVPVCAETVAISNIILLTRETGVRVHLCRISSAEGLAMIRNAKQQGLPITCDVTINHLHLSDMDIGFFDSNCHLMPPLRSSSDRDALRYGLLDGTIDAICSDHAPVDEDAKLLPFGQSEVGATGVELLLPLALKWGQEMRWPLAKVLAKITSEPAGILGIEAGHLSVGSAADICIFDPDQYWKVTASAISSQGKNTPFMGMELPGKIKLTLVNGQIVYEN, translated from the coding sequence ATGAAAATTCATATTAAAAACGGACGGCTGATTGACCCTAAAAATGGGGTTGATGATATTCGAGATCTCTTCATTTCCAAGGGTAAAATTTTAGCCATTGGTTCGGCACCGGATGAGTTCCAAGCGAATCGCGTCATTGATGCGCAATCATTGATCGTGTGTCCGGGGCTGGTTGATTTGTCCGTGCGTTTGCGCGAACCCGGCCTTGAATACAAGGCAACTTTGGAGTCCGAAATGAATGCGGCGGTGGCTGGGGGTGTGACCAGCATTGCTTGTCCGCCGGACACCGATCCGCCGTTGGACGAACCCGGTTTGGTAGAGATGCTGAAACATCGCGCTAAAAGTCTGAATCAGGCGCATGTCTATCCGATCGGTGCTCTGACGCAAGGATTGAGGGGTGAACGATTGACAGAAATGGCCGAGTTGAACGATGCCGGATGCGTGGTTTTCGGGCAGCCGGATGGTTTGCTGGCTAATTTGCGGATATTGATGCAGGCAATGCGCTATGCGTCGACATTTGAGTTTAGCGTGTGGTTACGCCCCCAAGATATCAGTCTCACGAGTGATGGCGTTGCGCATGACGGTGAAGTCGCGACCCGCTTAGGCTTGCCGACTGTTCCGGTTTGCGCCGAAACAGTCGCCATCTCGAATATTATTCTGCTGACTAGAGAGACGGGTGTCAGAGTGCATTTGTGCCGGATTTCCAGTGCGGAAGGTTTGGCAATGATTCGTAACGCTAAACAACAAGGCTTGCCGATAACATGCGATGTCACGATTAATCATCTGCATTTATCGGATATGGATATCGGGTTTTTTGATTCCAATTGTCATCTGATGCCGCCGTTGCGAAGCTCCAGTGATCGGGATGCATTACGTTATGGTTTGCTGGACGGCACGATCGATGCCATTTGTTCGGATCATGCACCGGTCGATGAAGATGCGAAATTATTGCCATTCGGACAATCCGAGGTGGGTGCGACGGGCGTGGAATTGCTGTTGCCTCTTGCGCTGAAGTGGGGTCAAGAAATGCGCTGGCCGTTAGCCAAGGTTTTGGCCAAGATTACTTCTGAACCAGCCGGAATATTGGGAATAGAAGCCGGTCATCTATCGGTTGGCAGCGCTGCGGATATCTGTATTTTTGATCCGGATCAGTATTGGAAGGTGACTGCGTCGGCGATTTCAAGCCAGGGAAAGAATACGCCATTCATGGGAATGGAATTGCCCGGGAAGATCAAACTTACCTTGGTCAATGGACAAATCGTTTATGAAAACTGA
- a CDS encoding aspartate carbamoyltransferase catalytic subunit: MINRNPQLDEHGVLQHLLTTEGLPASILQNILDTAESFVGVTERDIKKIPLLRGKSIFNLFFEPSTRTRTTFEIAAKRLSADVINLNIAVSAQSKGETLLDTVNNLSAMNADMFVVRHAQSGAAHLIAKHVRPDIHVINAGDGSHAHPTQALLDMFTIRRYKQDFRKLRVAIIGDILHSRVARSQIHALTTLGVPEVRVIAPKTLLPKMVERLGVHVYHDMSKGLKDIDVLMMLRLQNERMKGANLPSAEEYFKYYGLTSEKLSLARRDAIVMHPGPMNRGVEIDSAVADGAQSVILPQVTFGIAVRMAVMSILAGA; this comes from the coding sequence ATGATTAATAGAAACCCGCAGTTGGATGAGCATGGCGTGCTGCAGCACTTGCTGACCACGGAAGGTTTGCCGGCTTCAATTTTGCAGAATATTCTGGATACCGCGGAATCATTTGTAGGTGTGACCGAGCGGGATATTAAGAAAATTCCCTTGCTACGCGGCAAATCGATCTTCAATCTGTTTTTTGAGCCCAGCACGCGTACCCGAACGACGTTCGAGATTGCCGCAAAGCGTTTGTCAGCGGATGTCATCAATCTCAATATCGCGGTATCGGCGCAATCGAAAGGCGAGACATTACTCGATACCGTGAATAACCTATCGGCAATGAATGCCGACATGTTTGTTGTCCGGCATGCGCAGAGCGGCGCGGCTCATTTAATTGCAAAGCATGTTCGCCCCGATATTCATGTCATTAATGCGGGTGATGGCAGCCATGCGCATCCGACGCAGGCGTTATTGGACATGTTCACGATCCGTCGCTATAAACAGGATTTCCGCAAGCTGCGCGTGGCGATAATCGGCGATATTCTGCATTCCAGGGTAGCGCGTTCGCAGATCCATGCGCTCACTACTTTGGGGGTGCCGGAAGTGCGTGTAATTGCGCCAAAAACGTTGCTCCCGAAAATGGTCGAGCGCCTTGGTGTGCATGTTTACCACGACATGTCGAAAGGGCTAAAAGATATCGATGTGTTAATGATGTTGCGCCTGCAAAATGAGCGGATGAAGGGCGCTAATTTACCCAGTGCCGAGGAATATTTTAAATATTACGGATTGACCTCTGAGAAACTGTCCCTCGCGCGGCGCGATGCCATTGTCATGCACCCCGGGCCGATGAATCGTGGAGTGGAGATCGATTCGGCTGTGGCTGACGGCGCGCAATCGGTGATTTTGCCGCAGGTGACATTCGGCATCGCGGTTCGCATGGCAGTGATGTCAATTTTAGCGGGCGCTTAA
- a CDS encoding VacJ family lipoprotein, translating into MTNIFRSKAVAILVSGLFLSGCASMKTNDQSSPSDPLEPMNRAVFNFNEKVYDNVFDPAVRQYKRIMPDPLELMVGNFFSNLNEVVVITNSVLQLNYESALASSARLLVNTTFGVFGLIDIASDISAVSDVNLNKRNEDFGQTLGRYGVASGPYIVLPFLGPSSVRDTFGLAVDSFFMDPVTQGVTGVFLNNVSYINSPALRFPVATARTFNNRAEFLEQDKTLEEAALDKYEFIRDAYTQRRASLVKNSEEDK; encoded by the coding sequence ATGACTAATATTTTTCGTTCCAAAGCTGTTGCTATACTTGTTTCTGGTTTATTTTTAAGCGGTTGTGCTTCAATGAAGACAAATGACCAGAGTAGTCCTTCTGATCCTTTGGAGCCGATGAATCGTGCCGTCTTTAATTTCAACGAGAAGGTCTACGACAATGTGTTTGACCCTGCAGTCAGACAGTACAAGAGGATCATGCCGGATCCGTTGGAATTGATGGTAGGAAATTTTTTCTCGAACCTCAATGAAGTAGTCGTGATCACTAACTCGGTTTTGCAATTAAATTATGAAAGTGCGTTGGCTAGTAGCGCAAGATTGCTGGTTAACACTACATTCGGGGTGTTTGGTCTGATTGATATTGCAAGTGATATTAGCGCGGTCAGTGATGTTAATCTGAATAAACGAAATGAAGATTTCGGGCAAACTTTGGGACGTTATGGAGTTGCAAGCGGGCCTTATATTGTGTTGCCTTTCTTAGGACCAAGCTCGGTTCGTGATACATTCGGACTGGCGGTGGATAGCTTCTTTATGGATCCTGTCACCCAAGGGGTAACAGGTGTATTCTTGAATAATGTTAGTTATATCAACTCACCAGCATTACGCTTCCCAGTTGCAACAGCACGGACATTCAACAATCGTGCGGAATTCCTTGAACAAGACAAGACACTCGAAGAAGCTGCTTTAGATAAATATGAGTTTATCCGAGATGCCTATACTCAAAGGCGAGCAAGTCTGGTTAAAAACAGTGAAGAGGATAAGTAA
- a CDS encoding M3 family metallopeptidase has translation MSNPLLDFSGLPRFAEIKNEHITPALEALLAENREVIERARTDGGVPTWQTFVQPVVNANERLSRAWGQVSHLNAVMNSPQLREVYNANLPAITQFYAELSQDLALFEKYKKLRASQEFEQLPPAQKKIIDNELRDFRLGGAELPVEKKQRFLQIQEELSKLSSEFSDNLLDATNAYSLIIEDEESVAGIPADVLEAAQQLAVSDAKQGWKFTLHMPSYLPVMQYADNRTLREQMYRAYATRASEFDYQAGSGKDNMPLINRILELRQEAAHLLGYESYAEVSLATKMAASPQQVLEFLRKLADKAKPHAMRDLQALREFAAERLNLTTLEAWDLAYVSEKLREERYAFSDQEVKQYFPEASVLAGMFSVVEKLYGIRITQADSSRNIQCWHPDVKFFDIHDADDQLIGQFYLDLYARPNKRGGAWMDDAITRRRIDGQEAGQQTIQIPVAYLTCNFSAPVAINGQLRPALFTHAEVIVLFHEFGHGLHHLLTRVEDLGVSGINGVEWDAVELPSQFMENFCWEWDVLAGMTQHIETGETLPRMLFDKMLKAKNFQSGLQMLRQIEFALFDMHAHFDYEPHGDKTVLQMLDDIRSEVAVVIPPSFNRFPNSFAHIFAGGYAAGYYSYKWAEVLSADAYSMFEETAADGVVNASTGSHFLEEILAVGGSRSALESFVAFRGREPELDALLRHNGMEVS, from the coding sequence ATGTCAAATCCATTGCTAGATTTTTCCGGGCTGCCCCGTTTTGCTGAAATTAAGAATGAGCACATTACACCGGCTCTTGAAGCATTGTTAGCAGAAAATCGTGAAGTAATTGAGAGAGCACGAACGGACGGCGGTGTTCCTACTTGGCAAACGTTTGTGCAGCCGGTCGTGAATGCCAATGAACGCTTGTCCCGGGCCTGGGGGCAGGTGTCGCACTTGAATGCGGTCATGAATAGCCCGCAGTTGCGCGAAGTTTATAATGCCAATCTTCCGGCAATTACGCAATTTTATGCCGAATTGTCGCAAGACCTGGCGTTATTCGAAAAGTATAAAAAATTGCGTGCAAGCCAGGAATTCGAGCAATTGCCGCCAGCGCAAAAAAAGATCATAGATAATGAACTGAGAGATTTTCGTTTAGGTGGCGCGGAATTACCGGTTGAGAAAAAGCAGCGGTTTTTGCAAATCCAGGAGGAGTTGTCGAAGCTGTCTTCCGAGTTCAGTGATAACTTGCTCGATGCGACTAATGCTTATTCGTTGATTATTGAAGATGAAGAATCTGTGGCAGGTATTCCTGCCGATGTGTTAGAGGCAGCGCAGCAGCTAGCTGTATCGGATGCCAAGCAAGGCTGGAAATTTACCTTGCATATGCCATCCTACTTACCGGTAATGCAATATGCAGATAATCGTACACTCCGTGAGCAGATGTATCGTGCATACGCAACGCGCGCCAGCGAATTTGATTACCAAGCCGGTTCAGGTAAAGATAATATGCCGCTTATCAATAGAATATTGGAGCTTCGCCAGGAAGCGGCTCATTTGCTGGGTTATGAAAGCTATGCTGAAGTTTCATTGGCTACGAAAATGGCGGCGTCTCCCCAGCAAGTTCTGGAATTTCTGAGAAAATTGGCCGATAAAGCCAAACCCCACGCTATGCGGGATCTGCAAGCATTGCGGGAATTTGCTGCGGAGAGACTGAATCTGACAACACTTGAAGCTTGGGATCTGGCTTATGTTAGCGAGAAACTTCGCGAAGAGCGTTATGCATTTTCTGATCAGGAAGTGAAACAATATTTTCCCGAAGCAAGCGTATTGGCCGGCATGTTCAGCGTGGTGGAGAAACTGTATGGCATCCGCATTACGCAAGCGGATTCATCGCGGAATATCCAATGCTGGCACCCCGATGTTAAATTTTTTGACATTCATGATGCTGATGATCAATTGATCGGTCAATTTTATCTGGATTTATATGCGCGACCCAATAAGCGTGGCGGCGCGTGGATGGATGATGCGATTACGCGCAGGCGGATTGATGGTCAAGAAGCCGGGCAGCAAACGATTCAGATTCCAGTTGCGTATCTTACGTGTAATTTCTCGGCGCCTGTTGCAATCAACGGTCAACTGCGTCCGGCGTTATTTACGCATGCGGAGGTAATCGTTTTGTTCCATGAGTTTGGGCACGGTTTGCATCATTTATTGACGAGGGTCGAGGATCTTGGGGTATCCGGTATTAATGGCGTGGAATGGGATGCAGTCGAATTGCCGAGCCAGTTTATGGAGAATTTTTGCTGGGAATGGGATGTTTTGGCTGGAATGACTCAACATATCGAAACAGGAGAGACTCTTCCCAGAATGTTATTCGATAAGATGCTGAAAGCGAAGAACTTCCAAAGTGGATTGCAAATGCTCCGGCAGATTGAGTTTGCACTATTTGATATGCATGCGCATTTCGACTATGAGCCGCATGGCGATAAGACAGTATTGCAAATGCTCGATGATATCCGCAGTGAAGTCGCGGTGGTTATCCCGCCATCATTTAATCGTTTTCCGAACAGTTTTGCGCATATATTTGCGGGAGGCTATGCAGCTGGCTATTACAGTTATAAGTGGGCGGAAGTGCTATCGGCTGATGCCTACAGTATGTTCGAAGAAACTGCTGCAGATGGTGTGGTCAATGCTTCAACGGGTTCCCATTTTCTTGAGGAAATTCTTGCTGTGGGCGGTAGCCGTTCTGCTTTGGAATCATTTGTTGCTTTCCGTGGACGCGAACCAGAACTGGATGCGTTATTAAGGCATAATGGCATGGAAGTATCTTGA
- a CDS encoding septation protein A: MKLLFDLFPVVLFFLAYKLHDIFVATAVAIAATFVQIGWLWIRHRQIEKMMWINLAVIMVFGGATLVFQDEMFIKWKPTVFYWLIGSVLFISNWLFSKNLIKVALEKQMVLPAAVWNTLNLSWIVFFAIMGCVNLFVAFNYSLDTWVSFKLFGATGLMLVFIVAQIIFLGKYLKDTAVLVVENTDNADDGKTKSKIE, encoded by the coding sequence ATGAAACTCTTGTTTGATCTATTTCCAGTTGTATTATTTTTCTTAGCTTATAAGCTTCACGATATTTTTGTAGCGACCGCTGTTGCAATAGCTGCAACTTTTGTGCAAATCGGCTGGCTCTGGATACGCCATCGCCAAATTGAGAAAATGATGTGGATAAATTTGGCAGTAATTATGGTATTTGGCGGTGCAACCTTAGTTTTTCAAGATGAAATGTTTATTAAATGGAAACCGACAGTTTTCTACTGGCTGATTGGGTCGGTGTTGTTCATATCCAATTGGCTATTCAGTAAGAATCTGATCAAGGTGGCGCTTGAGAAACAGATGGTATTGCCAGCGGCCGTATGGAATACCCTTAATTTGAGCTGGATTGTTTTTTTTGCAATCATGGGTTGTGTCAATCTCTTTGTCGCATTTAATTATTCTTTAGATACCTGGGTTTCTTTTAAGCTTTTTGGAGCAACCGGTTTAATGCTTGTTTTTATAGTGGCGCAAATAATTTTTTTGGGGAAATATCTAAAAGACACAGCGGTATTGGTAGTTGAGAATACGGATAATGCCGATGACGGAAAGACGAAATCGAAAATCGAGTGA
- a CDS encoding FAD-dependent oxidoreductase — protein sequence MFKQIVIVGSGLAGYGVARELRKLDAEIPILMLSADHGGFYSKPMLSNALSSGKTPDTLLNSDAAQMAAQLKIVIRPYCRVAALDHLKKELILTDGENILYDRLVLALGADQVRLPLSGSGAGKVLTVNDLDDYRKFRAELDGKKRVSIIGAGLIGCEFANDLALTGHHVDVIDIGTQPLGRLLPPASGVFMQKRLENVGVFFHLNTSTNSIDQVQEHLCLTLANGNSIESDVVLSAVGLRSRTQLAAAAGIPVNRGIVVNRFLQTQVNDIYALGDCAEVEGKVLPFVMPISHAARALAATLAGQPTSVHYPAMPVIVKTSSCPAVVSPPDFGVNGAWNVEEDENGIKALYEDDTGNLIGYALLGEATKERNSLTARLPAVLQ from the coding sequence ATGTTTAAGCAGATAGTGATTGTTGGAAGTGGATTGGCTGGTTATGGGGTGGCGCGGGAGCTTCGCAAGCTCGATGCCGAGATACCGATATTAATGTTATCAGCCGATCATGGTGGTTTTTATTCCAAGCCAATGTTGTCAAACGCTCTGTCATCAGGAAAAACTCCAGATACGCTGTTAAATAGTGATGCTGCTCAAATGGCTGCACAGTTAAAAATTGTAATACGCCCTTACTGTCGAGTCGCAGCACTTGATCATCTAAAAAAAGAGTTGATTTTAACTGATGGTGAAAACATCCTTTACGACCGGCTGGTTTTAGCATTAGGCGCGGATCAAGTGCGCTTGCCGTTATCAGGTAGTGGTGCGGGAAAAGTTTTGACAGTTAACGACTTGGATGACTACAGAAAATTTCGCGCAGAATTAGATGGAAAAAAAAGAGTCAGCATTATTGGCGCGGGTTTGATCGGATGTGAATTTGCAAATGACTTGGCTTTAACCGGTCATCACGTGGATGTGATTGATATTGGCACTCAACCGCTCGGGCGTCTTTTACCCCCTGCTAGTGGAGTTTTTATGCAAAAAAGACTTGAAAATGTCGGCGTTTTTTTTCATTTGAATACCTCGACTAACTCGATTGATCAAGTGCAGGAGCATTTGTGTTTGACTTTGGCAAATGGCAACTCTATAGAGTCGGACGTTGTCTTATCAGCAGTTGGATTGCGTTCACGTACCCAACTCGCGGCAGCAGCAGGGATTCCGGTTAATCGGGGGATTGTGGTGAACAGATTTCTGCAAACGCAAGTGAATGATATTTATGCTTTAGGTGATTGTGCTGAAGTTGAAGGCAAGGTGTTGCCGTTCGTAATGCCCATTTCTCATGCCGCTAGGGCGCTTGCTGCAACGCTTGCGGGGCAGCCAACGTCTGTTCATTATCCGGCAATGCCAGTTATTGTGAAAACTTCGTCATGCCCGGCTGTGGTTTCGCCGCCGGACTTTGGTGTTAATGGCGCATGGAATGTGGAAGAAGATGAGAACGGCATTAAAGCGCTTTATGAAGACGATACCGGGAATTTAATCGGATATGCATTATTGGGCGAGGCAACAAAAGAAAGAAACAGTTTGACTGCGCGATTGCCTGCTGTATTGCAGTAA
- the coq7 gene encoding 2-polyprenyl-3-methyl-6-methoxy-1,4-benzoquinone monooxygenase yields the protein MINIDKLIIGFDSALRTLLTPAQTVRPVPGNELPEADLTEVEKRLSCALMRINHVGEVCAQALYQGQGLTARNEVVQQTLMQAAREETEHLAWTERRIAELGGRKSLLNPLWYGGSFTIGVVAGLLGDKWNLGFLAETEHQVEEHLAGHLQRLPDQDEKSRAIVAQMKIDEASHATMALSYGGAELPLPIKITMKLGSKVMTHTSYWV from the coding sequence ATGATCAATATTGATAAACTTATCATTGGTTTCGATAGCGCATTGCGAACTTTATTGACCCCGGCCCAAACTGTCCGGCCCGTGCCCGGCAATGAATTGCCGGAAGCCGATTTGACGGAAGTGGAGAAACGGCTTTCATGTGCGTTGATGCGCATCAATCATGTCGGTGAAGTTTGTGCTCAAGCCCTGTATCAAGGGCAAGGCTTAACCGCGAGAAATGAAGTGGTACAGCAAACTCTGATGCAAGCGGCGAGAGAAGAAACGGAGCATTTGGCATGGACTGAGCGACGGATTGCGGAGCTGGGTGGCCGGAAAAGTCTTTTGAACCCATTATGGTATGGCGGATCGTTTACAATCGGAGTTGTCGCAGGGTTGCTGGGGGATAAATGGAATCTGGGTTTTCTTGCTGAAACCGAGCATCAAGTGGAGGAACATTTGGCGGGACATTTGCAACGTTTACCCGATCAGGATGAAAAGAGCCGTGCAATTGTCGCGCAAATGAAGATTGATGAAGCGAGTCACGCAACGATGGCATTGTCATATGGCGGAGCGGAACTGCCGTTGCCGATCAAAATTACGATGAAACTTGGATCAAAGGTAATGACTCATACGTCATATTGGGTATAA
- the ruvX gene encoding Holliday junction resolvase RuvX translates to MAFDFGKKRIGVAIGNTALGMANPLSTIDAEVTEQRFARIATLIATWQPVLLVVGLPVHSDGTAHELTRLSQRFARRLEGRFKIKVIMIDERYTSEIASAALNAGGIFGIKQKPLLDQFSAQQILQSFFDEQHATTRR, encoded by the coding sequence TTGGCTTTTGATTTTGGGAAGAAGCGTATTGGTGTTGCGATAGGCAATACGGCGCTGGGTATGGCAAATCCACTATCGACCATTGATGCGGAAGTGACTGAGCAGCGCTTTGCCAGGATTGCAACATTGATAGCAACTTGGCAGCCTGTGTTGCTGGTGGTGGGGCTGCCCGTGCATAGTGATGGAACCGCGCATGAACTGACGCGCCTCAGCCAGCGCTTTGCGCGTCGGCTAGAAGGCCGGTTTAAGATTAAGGTAATTATGATTGATGAGCGGTATACCAGTGAAATAGCAAGCGCTGCTTTGAATGCGGGCGGGATTTTCGGAATAAAGCAAAAACCTCTGTTGGATCAATTTTCTGCGCAACAAATTCTGCAATCATTTTTTGATGAACAACATGCAACTACCAGACGCTGA